From a region of the Tiliqua scincoides isolate rTilSci1 chromosome 4, rTilSci1.hap2, whole genome shotgun sequence genome:
- the SNAI2 gene encoding zinc finger protein SNAI2 — translation MPRSFLVKKHFNSSKKPNYSELDTHTVIISPYLYESYPMPIIPQPEILSSVAYNPITVWTTTGLLPSPLPSDLSPLSGYPSSLGRVSPPPHSDTSSKDHSGSESPISDEEERIQAKLSDPHASEAEKFQCSLCNKTYSTFSGLAKHKQLHCDAQSRKSFSCKYCDKEYVSLGALKMHIRTHTLPCVCKICGKAFSRPWLLQGHIRTHTGEKPFSCPHCNRAFADRSNLRAHLQTHSDVKKYQCKNCSKTFSRMSLLHKHEESGCCVAH, via the exons ATGCCACGATCCTTTTTGGTCAAGAAGCATTTCAACTCTTCCAAAAAGCCCAACTACAGTGAACTGGATACTCACACAG tgaTCATTTCCCCATACCTCTATGAGAGTTACCCAATGCCTATAATTCCACAGCCAGAGATCCTGAGCTCAGTCGCTTACAACCCCATCACAGTGTGGACTACAACtgggctgctgccttcccccttaccTAGTGACCTCTCGCCTCTCTCTGGATATCCATCGTCTTTGGGAAGAGTCAGCCCACCTCCTCATTCTGACACTTCATCCAAGGATCACAGTGGCTCAGAGAGTCCCATTAGCGATGAAGAAGAAAGAATCCAGGCCAAGCTTTCAGATCCCCATGCGTCTGAGGCAGAGAAATTTCAGTGTAGTTTATGCAACaaaacctattcaactttctcTGGACTGGCCAAACATAAGCAGTTGCACTGTGATGCCCAGTCTAGGAAATCTTTCAGCTGCAAATACTGTGACAAGGAATATGTGAGCCTGGGAGCTCTGAAGATGCACATCAGGACCCACACGCTACCTTGTGTTTGCAAGATCTGTGGCAAAGCTTTCTCTAGACCCTGGTTACTTCAAGGACATATTCGAACCCATACTG gagaAAAGCCTTTTTCATGCCCTCATTGCAACAGAGCATTTGCGGACAGGTCCAACTTGAGGGCCCACCTGCAGACCCATTCAGATGTGAAGAAATACCAGTGCAAAAATTGCTCCAAGACATTCTCTCGAATGTCTCTTCTGCACAAACATGAGGAATCTGGCTGCTGTGTAGCCCACTGA